In Synechococcus sp. CC9616, the following are encoded in one genomic region:
- a CDS encoding DUF4332 domain-containing protein gives MKDLPQTFRYEQNDLAAAGIDSWPDLRDLSDATLSRLVRTGRSSARNLHRLRGMAVLVCDLELAPQDAALLMHAGIASASALAACTPERLVRQTGRLERSLGSGRRAVVDLTIAQHWIRRARQLTN, from the coding sequence ATGAAAGATCTCCCACAAACATTTCGTTATGAGCAAAACGATCTGGCGGCAGCTGGTATTGACAGCTGGCCGGATCTTCGTGATCTCAGTGATGCAACCCTGAGCCGCCTGGTGAGAACCGGCCGCTCCTCGGCTCGAAATCTGCATCGTCTTCGCGGCATGGCTGTTCTGGTTTGCGATCTTGAGCTCGCACCGCAGGATGCCGCGCTGCTGATGCATGCCGGCATTGCCAGTGCCTCAGCTCTGGCCGCATGCACTCCGGAACGACTGGTGCGTCAGACCGGTCGTCTCGAGCGCAGCCTTGGCAGCGGCCGGCGCGCAGTCGTCGATCTAACGATCGCTCAGCATTGGATTCGTCGAGCCAGGCAACTGACGAACTGA
- a CDS encoding ROK family protein encodes MDQVIGIDLGGTAIKLARFTAEGELLAQLEQPTPQPAVPGAVTMALCEAVAELDPGREAAWVGVGLPGPMDVEARVARICINLPGWEEVPLAEWLEPRLKRRVTLANDGNCAVVGEAWRGAALGFGDVVLLTLGTGVGGGVLINGALFTGHNGAAAEPGLIGVDPAGPPCNSGNRGSLEQYASIAALRRLCDRDPRELSEAADAGESEAIQVWEQYGRRLGVGVSSLAYLFTPQLVLLGGGLAGAARHFLPAVRREVELRVQAVSREGLRIESCALGNGAGRLGAARLALQRLGGMMTED; translated from the coding sequence ATGGATCAGGTGATCGGGATCGATCTCGGCGGCACGGCGATCAAGTTGGCTCGCTTTACTGCGGAAGGTGAGCTCCTGGCGCAACTGGAGCAGCCCACCCCCCAGCCGGCCGTGCCAGGGGCCGTCACGATGGCCCTCTGCGAAGCGGTCGCAGAGCTTGATCCTGGCCGCGAGGCTGCCTGGGTTGGTGTCGGGCTGCCGGGTCCCATGGATGTAGAGGCCAGGGTGGCAAGGATCTGCATCAATCTCCCCGGTTGGGAGGAGGTGCCTCTGGCGGAATGGCTTGAACCCCGTTTGAAGCGGCGCGTCACCCTGGCCAACGATGGAAACTGCGCCGTTGTGGGAGAGGCCTGGCGCGGAGCGGCCCTGGGGTTTGGCGATGTGGTGCTGCTGACGCTTGGCACCGGGGTGGGCGGTGGCGTTCTGATCAATGGAGCTCTGTTCACCGGCCATAACGGTGCCGCGGCTGAGCCTGGACTGATCGGAGTGGATCCAGCGGGTCCGCCCTGCAACAGCGGTAATCGAGGCTCCCTCGAGCAATACGCCAGCATCGCGGCGCTGCGGCGCCTCTGCGACCGAGACCCACGCGAGCTGAGTGAAGCGGCGGATGCCGGGGAGTCGGAAGCGATTCAGGTCTGGGAGCAGTACGGCCGTCGGTTGGGCGTTGGTGTGAGTTCGCTTGCCTATCTGTTCACTCCCCAGTTGGTCCTGCTGGGGGGAGGCCTGGCCGGCGCCGCCCGCCATTTTCTGCCCGCGGTCCGTCGGGAGGTGGAGCTGCGGGTGCAGGCGGTCTCCCGCGAAGGTCTGCGGATCGAGTCCTGTGCGCTCGGCAATGGTGCCGGACGCCTTGGCGCGGCTCGTCTAGCTCTGCAGAGGTTGGGCGGGATGATGACGGAAGACTGA
- a CDS encoding DUF2518 family protein, with the protein MSFDQLLLTTAPWLAWAGVGLSVLTVIGFLAGWGLRFRLVGVSSFTFLLAISCWAFALSYSPPVVVEGAVRAPIVFDNGDDLVVAQAPDGLNQDDVAPTLKQLAANLRGAGRSSSVVQIRLRALETAGDGSTRPVVLGETLRDFRSAPIR; encoded by the coding sequence ATGTCCTTCGATCAGCTGCTGCTCACCACGGCTCCCTGGCTGGCATGGGCTGGTGTGGGATTGAGTGTTTTAACCGTGATCGGGTTTCTGGCTGGCTGGGGACTTCGCTTCCGTTTGGTGGGTGTCAGCAGCTTCACCTTTCTCCTGGCGATCAGCTGCTGGGCTTTCGCACTCAGCTACAGCCCGCCGGTGGTGGTGGAGGGCGCTGTCCGGGCCCCGATCGTCTTTGACAACGGCGACGATCTGGTGGTGGCGCAAGCACCAGATGGACTGAATCAGGACGATGTGGCGCCGACCCTTAAGCAGCTTGCCGCCAACCTGCGCGGAGCTGGACGCAGCAGCAGCGTGGTTCAGATTCGACTGCGTGCACTCGAAACCGCTGGGGATGGCAGCACCCGACCCGTGGTTCTCGGAGAAACGCTGCGCGACTTTCGCTCAGCGCCGATTCGATGA
- a CDS encoding translocation/assembly module TamB domain-containing protein: MRALRGTTSRFMGETRRIPRAGIVLTGSALLVGGLSIGVLAVDRAASDFVNRLRPDLERSLSRPLGHPVQIGAYEGLRPWGLAIGSSKILPTIKDRSTGSLDQLVVRLDPLASLRRWQPVFALDVSGFRVQLRRDDQGRYWTPGSAMAPRTLPRIRLNVRFIQPAQVSLSPVGESFRLSGRGAVELADSWFSSSARLQWLDQGGAVALQARGRWDQPQLILRTGLKDLKLNRLAGLLSLPTTAEVQGRLDGDLRLQLQQGRLGCRGGVQFQDIQVSRDKGSEPLRSKRLSLSCQDETLTLKGGQLRYGDWSAKASGSVALNRSFDLKFDLRNSRRNDRLDLQMDGPWGEPRWRVAGKVQLPENSPVDGPVTVNGQLTTPWTDSQQPLARVDSLQLKAPGLRLSMQGEAFPALRLRSTELSAEPLIWRSLPALTQALGTTGPVRGSLLAGGTLAEPELELQLSQTSNPFLDRWDLNANWSKASGLAVLERFDSQALQAEGRLPLTLEPNGVELGELQAGLNLREIDLRRLTPLLQIPMAGTLSARGSVSGPLQTLRPDLALMLREPRVGALQIPETWRGHVRGVIGQGARLELASRAPGQVGGTLQAELAADFWPTQVNLQRGEGGLTLVGSNRDYSWKADRFVLNGLQLALPPQQRFEGVSGDLSGEGRLAFAPLVFSGAASIDEPATMGIPLDSLALEGRLADGRFRLEGTLKPAEGEVRVSADGVLEGALRSRAEVSGLSASWLIDLARQLRGPDFPEGMDPGSAQDLGSFVIDTFGGSIDGQLKALAVSKQALLAYVEKNPQKGFDPQDLQGRIDAVMTLNGPRPSALELDLQAQGHLWLNDEDQDRALQMEPVVAVLRGPVSGGEGDFTLLHLPFSLMALFAPVPTALKGAIGLTGRYRFNAEGPSIESALAFDDASLGGTPLILDRRTLSFGPDGISMDLALRGKNSKEPITILGTVPLGSSESLDLEIESHGDALSLLTPLAGDKVEVKRGGTDLRLILRGTLEDPKANGFLVMRDGDFVVADQEIRKLNASILFDFNRLDVQKLEAELAAGGSLKGSGAIGLLEPRQEDKPLSIELVNGRIRQSIVEVTAAGSVTVDGSLRAPVLSGDVALNHGVIRPRQSLLTRVRGTINGSRSDAGPGSLIRTPLARSSFKPVTLDSLIEENWDFKEPLVLFGPGTTSKPSQELKALMPDLPAVQFRNLRLNLGPDLAVRMPPFVNFRGGGQLLLNGPLDESLQARGLIRLNRGRISLFSTTFRLDPSAPNVAVFTPSLGLVPYVDIAMKSRVSDSVQANAATGTTSNIFETNGQGSLGLAGGQLRLVKVTVQASGPANRLMENLELRSSPPMSQSQLLSLIGGNSLEGLAGGSAGAALATVLGQTLLSPVLGTLSDVMGERLHIALYPTYVTPSVKSEEERKSGRVPPTFTIVTEAGLDVSDRFDFSVLAAPDNGDVPPQASVTYQVNPNTTLSGSIDTDGTWQTQLRLFFRF; this comes from the coding sequence TTGCGCGCACTTCGGGGGACAACGTCGCGGTTCATGGGAGAAACGCGGCGGATTCCTCGAGCTGGAATCGTCCTCACCGGCAGCGCTCTACTGGTGGGTGGCCTTTCGATTGGCGTCCTGGCCGTAGATCGGGCTGCGTCGGATTTTGTGAACCGGTTGCGACCGGATCTGGAGCGTTCTCTGTCCCGCCCCCTCGGCCATCCAGTCCAGATCGGTGCTTACGAGGGCCTTCGTCCATGGGGACTGGCCATCGGTTCCTCCAAAATTCTGCCAACGATTAAGGATCGATCGACTGGTTCTCTGGATCAGTTGGTCGTCCGCCTGGATCCCCTGGCCAGTTTGCGGCGCTGGCAGCCGGTGTTTGCGCTTGATGTCAGTGGTTTCCGCGTTCAGCTGCGTCGTGATGACCAGGGGCGTTACTGGACACCAGGGTCCGCGATGGCACCCAGGACCCTGCCGCGGATCCGGCTGAACGTTCGCTTCATTCAGCCCGCGCAGGTCAGCCTCTCTCCTGTGGGTGAGAGCTTTCGTCTCTCGGGTCGTGGCGCAGTTGAGCTGGCCGACAGCTGGTTCAGTTCTTCAGCGCGTTTGCAGTGGCTTGATCAGGGAGGGGCCGTCGCGCTCCAGGCCCGCGGGCGCTGGGATCAACCGCAATTGATCCTGCGGACCGGCCTGAAGGACCTGAAACTCAATCGTCTGGCCGGTCTTCTGTCTCTGCCGACAACCGCCGAGGTGCAGGGGCGTCTTGATGGTGATCTGCGATTGCAGCTCCAGCAGGGACGACTGGGCTGTCGCGGCGGTGTTCAGTTTCAAGACATTCAAGTCAGTCGCGACAAGGGCTCTGAACCGTTGCGCTCGAAACGACTCAGCCTGTCCTGCCAGGACGAGACCCTGACGTTGAAGGGCGGTCAGCTGCGTTATGGCGACTGGTCTGCCAAGGCTTCAGGGTCTGTTGCGCTGAATCGCTCCTTCGACCTCAAATTCGATCTCAGGAACTCCAGGCGAAACGATCGGCTGGATCTGCAGATGGATGGTCCCTGGGGCGAACCACGCTGGCGTGTTGCGGGCAAGGTTCAGCTGCCTGAGAACAGTCCGGTGGATGGGCCGGTCACCGTCAATGGCCAGCTGACGACTCCCTGGACTGACAGCCAGCAACCGCTTGCCCGTGTTGATTCCCTGCAGCTGAAGGCCCCCGGCCTGCGTCTGTCGATGCAAGGAGAGGCGTTTCCTGCGCTGCGTCTGCGGAGCACGGAGCTCAGTGCCGAGCCCTTGATCTGGCGATCGCTTCCAGCCCTGACCCAGGCCCTCGGCACGACTGGTCCCGTCAGGGGCTCACTCCTCGCCGGTGGCACGTTGGCTGAACCTGAGCTTGAACTGCAGCTTTCACAAACGTCCAACCCCTTTCTGGATCGCTGGGATCTCAATGCCAACTGGTCCAAAGCCAGTGGCCTTGCCGTTCTGGAACGGTTCGACAGCCAGGCCCTTCAGGCTGAGGGGCGGCTGCCACTGACCCTTGAACCCAATGGTGTTGAGCTCGGTGAACTGCAGGCCGGCTTGAACCTTCGCGAAATCGATCTCAGGCGGCTGACGCCCCTGTTGCAGATCCCGATGGCGGGCACCCTCTCGGCTCGTGGCAGCGTGAGCGGACCCCTACAAACGCTGCGGCCTGATCTGGCACTGATGTTGCGGGAACCCAGGGTGGGAGCACTTCAGATTCCCGAAACCTGGCGAGGCCATGTTCGAGGCGTGATCGGCCAGGGCGCGAGGCTTGAGCTGGCGTCCAGGGCCCCTGGCCAGGTCGGTGGAACGCTGCAGGCTGAGCTCGCAGCTGACTTCTGGCCGACCCAGGTCAACCTCCAGCGTGGTGAGGGGGGGCTCACGCTGGTTGGCAGCAACCGCGACTACAGCTGGAAGGCGGATCGCTTCGTCCTCAACGGACTACAGCTGGCCCTTCCCCCACAGCAGCGTTTTGAGGGTGTCTCCGGTGATCTGAGTGGTGAGGGGCGTCTGGCTTTCGCGCCACTGGTGTTCAGCGGTGCCGCCAGCATCGATGAGCCAGCTACCATGGGCATTCCCCTCGACAGCCTCGCGCTTGAGGGTCGGCTCGCGGATGGTCGCTTCCGGCTGGAAGGGACGCTGAAGCCAGCGGAAGGCGAGGTGCGCGTTTCAGCGGACGGTGTCCTTGAGGGAGCACTGCGCAGTCGTGCCGAAGTCTCTGGATTGAGTGCCTCCTGGCTGATTGATCTGGCGCGTCAGCTGCGGGGACCGGATTTCCCTGAAGGCATGGATCCCGGCAGCGCTCAGGATCTCGGCAGCTTTGTGATTGATACCTTCGGCGGAAGCATTGACGGCCAGCTCAAGGCTTTGGCTGTATCGAAGCAGGCCCTGCTGGCCTATGTAGAAAAAAATCCTCAGAAGGGTTTTGATCCGCAGGACCTGCAGGGCCGGATCGATGCGGTGATGACCCTCAACGGTCCGCGTCCATCAGCGCTCGAGCTGGATCTGCAGGCGCAAGGCCATCTCTGGCTGAATGACGAGGACCAGGATCGGGCCCTTCAGATGGAGCCAGTTGTCGCTGTTCTGCGCGGCCCTGTCAGTGGAGGAGAAGGCGATTTCACGCTGCTGCACCTGCCGTTCTCCCTGATGGCGTTGTTCGCCCCCGTTCCGACAGCCCTGAAAGGCGCCATCGGTCTCACGGGGCGTTATCGCTTCAATGCTGAGGGCCCCTCAATCGAATCGGCCCTGGCCTTTGACGATGCCTCGCTGGGCGGCACGCCACTGATCCTCGATCGCCGCACTCTGAGCTTTGGACCCGATGGCATCAGCATGGATCTGGCCCTCAGGGGCAAGAACTCGAAGGAACCGATCACGATCCTCGGCACCGTGCCACTCGGCAGCAGTGAATCCCTTGATCTGGAGATTGAAAGCCATGGGGACGCCCTCAGTCTTCTGACCCCCTTGGCTGGGGACAAGGTTGAGGTCAAACGCGGCGGCACTGATCTACGCCTGATCCTGCGGGGAACTCTTGAGGACCCCAAAGCCAACGGCTTCCTCGTCATGCGTGATGGTGATTTCGTGGTCGCTGACCAGGAGATCCGCAAGCTCAATGCTTCGATTCTCTTCGACTTCAACCGACTTGATGTTCAGAAACTTGAGGCTGAGCTGGCGGCCGGAGGCAGCCTCAAGGGTTCCGGCGCCATCGGTTTGCTGGAGCCACGCCAGGAAGACAAGCCACTGTCGATTGAGCTGGTCAACGGACGCATCCGTCAATCGATTGTCGAGGTGACGGCAGCCGGCAGCGTCACAGTTGATGGGTCTCTGCGGGCACCGGTGCTCAGTGGAGATGTGGCTCTCAACCATGGTGTGATCCGCCCCCGTCAAAGTCTGCTGACGCGGGTGCGCGGCACGATCAATGGATCGCGATCCGATGCCGGCCCAGGCTCTTTGATCAGAACCCCTCTCGCCAGGTCTTCTTTCAAACCGGTCACTCTGGACTCATTGATCGAGGAGAACTGGGATTTCAAAGAGCCCTTGGTGCTGTTCGGGCCAGGGACCACGTCGAAGCCGTCCCAGGAACTCAAGGCGTTGATGCCGGATCTCCCCGCTGTGCAGTTCCGGAACTTGCGCCTGAATCTGGGGCCGGATCTCGCGGTTCGGATGCCGCCGTTTGTGAACTTCCGCGGTGGTGGGCAACTGCTTCTGAACGGTCCCCTGGACGAGTCGCTTCAGGCCCGAGGTTTGATCCGTCTCAATCGCGGGCGGATCAGCCTGTTCTCCACCACGTTCCGTCTGGATCCAAGCGCTCCCAACGTGGCTGTCTTCACACCCTCGCTTGGCCTTGTGCCCTACGTCGACATCGCCATGAAGTCGCGGGTGTCCGATTCGGTGCAGGCGAATGCAGCCACAGGCACCACCTCCAACATCTTCGAAACCAACGGTCAGGGCAGTCTTGGATTGGCCGGCGGACAGCTGCGTCTGGTGAAGGTGACGGTGCAGGCCTCAGGCCCAGCCAACCGTCTGATGGAGAACCTGGAGCTGCGCAGTTCCCCTCCGATGTCCCAGTCGCAGTTGCTGTCGCTGATCGGTGGCAACTCTCTGGAGGGACTAGCCGGAGGCAGTGCAGGTGCTGCCCTTGCCACGGTCCTGGGTCAAACGCTTCTGTCTCCGGTTCTGGGGACCCTTTCCGATGTGATGGGGGAACGCCTGCACATCGCTCTCTATCCCACTTATGTCACCCCGTCGGTGAAATCGGAAGAGGAGCGCAAATCCGGCCGTGTGCCGCCCACCTTCACCATCGTCACGGAAGCTGGTCTCGACGTCAGCGACCGCTTCGATTTCTCTGTCCTGGCAGCGCCGGACAATGGTGATGTTCCACCTCAGGCCTCAGTGACCTACCAGGTGAATCCCAACACGACGCTGTCTGGTTCGATCGATACCGACGGGACTTGGCAGACCCAGCTGCGGCTCTTCTTCCGCTTCTGA